One region of Bdellovibrio bacteriovorus genomic DNA includes:
- the infC gene encoding translation initiation factor IF-3: MRVNREIRAQQIRVIDDEGNMLGVMTVPEALRIAEDRGLDLLEIAPTASPPTCKIMDYGKWKYEKKKQATAARKKQTVVTIKEIQMRPRTDQHDFETKMNHARRFLLDGDKVKVSLRFMGREMAHQELGMEVMKKCIEFVNDLAMIESQPKMEGKNMFLMLGPDPLKIKEYQKLHPNKSKQDTKELADLEEVEEDED; encoded by the coding sequence TTGCGTGTAAACCGTGAGATCCGTGCGCAACAAATCCGCGTGATCGATGATGAAGGTAATATGTTGGGCGTGATGACGGTGCCTGAAGCTCTTCGCATCGCTGAAGATCGTGGATTGGATCTCCTAGAGATTGCTCCTACGGCAAGTCCTCCAACTTGTAAAATCATGGATTACGGCAAGTGGAAGTACGAAAAGAAAAAACAAGCCACAGCGGCTCGTAAAAAACAAACTGTCGTAACGATCAAAGAGATCCAGATGCGTCCGCGCACAGATCAACATGACTTTGAAACGAAGATGAACCATGCGCGCCGATTCTTGCTTGATGGCGACAAAGTGAAAGTCAGCCTCAGATTCATGGGACGTGAAATGGCCCATCAAGAGCTGGGTATGGAAGTCATGAAAAAGTGTATCGAGTTCGTGAATGATTTGGCGATGATTGAATCTCAGCCAAAAATGGAAGGTAAGAACATGTTCTTAATGTTGGGCCCAGATCCACTTAAGATCAAAGAATACCAAAAACTTCACCCGAACAAGTCGAAGCAAGACACCAAAGAGCTTGCCGACCTTGAAGAGGTTGAGGAAGACGAAGACTAA